The nucleotide window GCTCGTCGCGAGCATGCTGGGTGCCGACCTGCTGGTTCTGCTGTCCGACGTGGACGGCCTGTACGCAGAGGACCCGCGTCGCGACTCCGACGCCGCGCCGCTCGACCACGTCGACGACCTTGACGACGTCGATCGCGAGGGCATCGGACGGAGCGGATCCGGGGTCGGGACCGGCGGCATGGTCACCAAACTCGACGCGGTACGCATCGCCACCCTCGGCGCAGCACAGGTCGTGATCGCCAACGCGCGGCGGCCAGGTGTGATCGCCGAGGTCGCCGCCGGCGCACCCGTGGGCACATGGTTCCCCGCCCGTGACCGCCCGGAGCGCCGAAAGCTGTGGATCGCGTTCGCGACGGCGCCACAGGGGTCGCTGGTCATCGACCACGGTGCGGTGCGGGCGCTGGTTGAGCGTGGCTCGTCGCTGCTGGCCGTCGGCATCACCGAGGTGCGCGGCGGGTTCGACGCCGGATCCGCTGTCAACGTCGTCGGGCCGGACCACCAGCTGGTCGCACGGGGACTCGTCGCGTTCGCGGCCGACGAGGTGCGGGGCATGCTCGGCCGCAGCAGTGGCGAGTTGAAGCCCGACCGCCGACGTGCGGTGGTCCATCGCGACTCGCTCGTCCTGCTGGCCTGAGCGCCGTTCGCGAGCACGTCGGCGTCGGGGTCACGATCACGGTCAGGTCACGGCCCGGTGCCGACCGCGTCGAACCGGAGCACAGCCCCATCCCTGGTCCCTGCGACCACGGCTCCGTCGCCGGGTGCGAGTGCAGTGATGGTCGTGGACTGCTCGGCCTGCCAGCGCTCGTCGCCGGACGCCACGTCCAGCCCGCGGACGCGGCCCCCGCGTTCCGCGACGACCACCGTGGTGCCGGCCGTCGTCGCCGCGGTGATCCGGCTGGTGACGGGCGCGCTCCAGCGCGGACCGCCCGTCGCGCGATCCAGCGCCGTGACCGTCGCGCGGGTCACCACGACGACCGTGTCGCCATCGACGAGCAGGCGCGGGTGTGCGTTCCGCGCACCTCCGATGCGACGGCACCACTGCCGTGTGGCGTCCGCGCGCGCCAGGCTGCACACGGTCCCGTTGCGTCGCGCCAGCAGGACCCCGTCGTCGAGCAGCGTCAGGGAGTCGCGCCACGGCCGCGCCACGTCGACCCGGAAGACCTCGTCCTCGATCTGCATCCGGTCTGCGCCTGAGGGGTACAGCTCGGACTCCGGGTCGAGCCCGAACAGCGTGCGGTTCTGCAGGATCGTCACCAGCTCGGCGTCGGCGTCGATCGCCGCGTTCTGCCGGGCCGGGATCACCTCGCCATGGAAGTGCCACTGCTCGACGCCGGTGGCGGCGTCCATCGCCATGAGCTCGGGGAGGATGCGGCCCGGGCCCATGCCGTACACGGGCCCGCTGGACGCTGCGCTCAGCCCGCCGGTCGGCGTGTACTGATCGTTGCGTGTCCACAGCCGCCGCCCGTCATCGAGTGCGCGAGCCGTCAGACCGGCCGGAGTCCGGTAGACGAGCGCGTCGTCGGTGACCGTCGCGTCCGTGACTTCGCCGTCGACCCGCTCCCGCCAGCGCGTGTCACCGGTGGCCGGGTCGAGTGCGGCGACGGTGTCCCCGGCGACCAAGGCGATGGCGTCGCCGGCCGCGTCGAGCATGCGCACGCCTCCGTCGGCCATGGGCCGCCGCCACGCCACCGCGACACTGGCCTCCGCAGGCCGCGCGTCGCCCACCGTCGCGTCGTGGCCCTCGGCCGCACGGTCGTTCCGCTGCACGGCATTGTCGGGGCGGGCCGCCGCGTCGCTGACAGCCGGGATGTCTGTTCGATCGCCGCGGACAGTCGCGATCAGCGCGAACGCGGCGACCAGGCCTGCGATCGCCGCCAGCGCGACGAGTGCCACCATCGGCAGGCGGCGCGGCATCGCCCGGCGGGCAGGACCCGGCGATGCCGCCTCCGCCGGAGCGGGTGCGGTCGTCGCGTCGTCCGGCGGGTGGGTGTTCGGTGCGTCGATCGGCGTGGGCGTCGCCACGGGGGCGCCCCCATTGCGGGTGACGTCCGCCGCACGCAGCAGCGCGGTGCAGGAGGGGTGGCGCTCCTCGGGAGACTTGGCGAGGCCGGTCGCGATCGCAGCGCGTGCCGCCGCGTTGTCGTCATCGCTGAGGACGTCGGGGAGCGGGGGTCGGGCGAACAGGTGGGCACCGAACAGCGCCGACGCCGTCTCGCGGACGAACGGTGGCTCGCCACTGAGGCAGTGGTACACGGCACACGCCAGCGCGTACTGGTCGGTCGCCGGCGTGATGCGTCCGCCCCGCAGCTGCTCGGGCGCCACGTAGAGCAGGTCGTCGAGCACAGGCCTGGCGTCGCGGTCCCGCTTGGAGCCCAGGCGCAGTGCAAGCAGCGCGTCGAAGCCGAACCCCGTGACGAACGCGGTGGTCGGGGCGTCGGTGGTGACGCGAATCGACCGTGTGCCGAGTGCGGCGTGTACCACGCCGGCGGCGTGTGCCCGGTCGAGCCCCTCGGCCGCCGGCAGCAGCATGGCCACGACCTCGTGCAGGGTCAGTCGCCATCGTAGTCCGATCAGCTGATTCAGCGTCACCGACGGTTGCCACGCGGTGACGGAGTACGCGCGGTCGTCGGCGATGCCCGCGTCGAGCACGCGTGCGATCCCTGGGTGCTCGACGTCCATCGCAGCCGTCGCCCTGCGCTGGAACAGCGTCGCCCGGCGCCGTTCGACCCCGTCGGTCAGCGGCGCGCTCACCTGGAGCGCGACGGTCCGGTCACTGCCGTCCTCCCGGTCCGCGTCGCTCGCGCGGTACGTCACCGAGACGGCGTCGCGGCTGATAGCCTCGTGCAACCGGTAGCCGGCGATCGTTGTCGCGAGATCCTGCATGGCTCGTTCCTGCGCTGGGGCCACGCTCCGCAGGAACACTGCGCGGAGGACGTGGTCGGACCGACGTGCGCGGCAGGCGCACGAGGGACCATAGACCAACCGCCCCGCCTGCGCGAACCGGCGTCAGTGCCCGGATCCCCCCTCGTCGCCCGCGTCCTGCCCGCCGCGGTCCGCTCGCCTGCCCAGCCTGCCAGCGCGTCGTGCGGCATCGAGCAGGACGGCCTCGATCTGCGCGTTGACCGAGCGGAGCTCATCGGCCGCCCACGCCTCGTACACGGCATACAGGTCCGGCGACATCCGCAACGGGAACTGCTTGCGTCGGCGCGCCACTAGCGTGCCAGCGTCCCCACGTCGACGACCGGGCTGGTGGGGGCCGCCTGGTTGGGCTGGAGCATGCACGGGCCGATGCCTGCGAACGCGGCACCGGCGATCAGGACGACGGCGACCAGGAGCCGCAGCCCGCTCCCCGTCGCCACGCTCCCGATGAACGGCAGCACGCCGAGCAGTCCCACGATGATGAGCATCACGGCGGGAGCGCTGCCGCCGGTCGCCCGGCCCGGCCGTTCGGCGATGGTCTGCGCCTGCTTCTCGATCACCGCGCTCATGGCAGTCACCCCCGTCGTGGGCTACGCAACTATATCACAGTGATATCATTTTGATATGTCGGCAGCTGCGCTGCGGCGCCGACCGGCGCCCAGCTTGTGCCGAACCAGTGGGCTCAGGCGCCGGTCGGATAGGGCGGAGGCTCAGTCGCGTCGTCCCAGAGCTCCTGGTCGGTGATCTGCAGCAGCATCTCGCCCAGCATGTCGGGGGTGACCTCCAGAACACGCCACAGCTCGATGGTGTTGCCGACGTCCGTCGTCCACCGTGCGAGCACTTCGTCGTCGTCCCGGTCGAGCTCGATGAACAGCGTGCGGGCCGGGCTCAGCTGCCGCGTGGAGACCTTGGCGATGAACTCCTCGCCGGTCGACGTCCAGCCGGTGCGCACGACGAACTGCCCGGGCGCCGAGGCCTTGAGCTGGTCGACCAGGTCCTGGCAGGCCTTCGCGAGCTCAGCGTGGCGGTCGCTGCGGGCCAGGGACAGATCGGCCTGGCGCTGGCGTTCCTGCTCCTCGGCCTCCGCGAGGGCGCGGTCCATCTCCTCCTCGGCCTTCGCGCGCTCCGCGGCGAGCTCGGCGTTGCGGGCGAGACGAGCCTGCAGGCTCTGCTCGAAGTCGGTCATCGTTGCGCGTTCCTCTCTGGCGTTCAGCGGCGCCATCGTCGTGGACCATGGTTCCACGCGTGGCGGGTGGACCGGCCGGCCAGACGACCATTTTCGCACTCGGTACCATGCTGGCAGTGGGTGGAGCCCATCGCGCCCACCGATCCGAGGAGTGAAGGTGACAGACGTGCTCGCCCTGTGCGTTGCCGCGCAGGCGGCCGCCCCGACGCTGGCGGGGACGTCGACGTCGCGGCGCAATGCGGCGCTCGCCACCATGGCCGACCGCATCGACGGTGCCCACGACACCATCCTGGCGGCTAACGCCGCCGACGTCGAGGCCGGTGCCGGGTCGGGCCTGTCGGCGGCGATGCAGGACCGTCTGCGCCTCGACGGTGCACGCCTCGACGGCATCGCGGAGGGCCTGCGGGCGCTGATCGACGCCCCGGACCCGTTGGGCCGGGTGGTGCGGGGCTTCACGCTGCCCAACGGGCTGGACGTCAGGCAGGTGACCGTGCCGCTCGGCGTCATCGCGATGGTGTACGAGGGACGCCCCAACGTCACGGTCGACGCGGCGGGCCTTGCCGTCAAGAGCGGTAACGCCTGCGTGCTGCGTGGGTCGTCCTCGGCGATCCACTCGAACACGGCGTTCGCGGAGCTGCTCCGTGGCGCCGTCGTCGACCAGGGCCTTCCCGCCGACGTCGTGTGCCTCGTCACCGACACGAGCCGCGACTCGGTCAAGCAGCTCGGTCGGGCGCGCGGACTGGTCGACCTGCTCATCCCGCGCGGCGGCGCTGGACTGATCCAGGCGGTCGTGTCGGACTCGCAGGTGCCCGTCATCGAGACCGGCGTGGGCAACTGCCACGTGTACGTCGACCGGGCCGCCGACCTCGACATGGCGACGAGGATCGTGGCCAACGCCAAGGCGCAGCGTCCCAGCGTGTGCAACGCCGCGGAGACCCTGCTCGTGCACCGTGACGTCGCCGCCGAGTTCCTCCCGATGGCTGCCGAGGCGCTGCGTGCCTCCGGCGTGGAACTGCGTGGTGACGACGAGACGCGCACGCTCATCGACGCCTGGCCGGCATCCGAAGACGACTGGGACACCGAGTTCCTCGACCTGACGCTGGCCATCGCGGTGGTCAGCGACGTCGACGCCGCCATGGCCCACATCGCGACCCACGGCACGAGGCACACCGAGGCGATCGTGACCCAGGACCGTACCGCTGCCCGGCGCTTCGTCGCCGGCGTGGACGCCGCCGCGGTCATGGTCAACGCCTCGACGCGCTTCACGGACGGCGGCGAGTTCGGCTTCGGCGCCGAGATCGGCATCTCGACCCAGAAGCTGCACGCCCGCGGCCCGATGGGGCTGACGGAGCTGGTGACGACCAAGTACATCGTCGAGGGCGACGGCCAGGTCCGCGCGTAGAGCTGCCGGATGGATCTGCGTGAGGGATCCGGCGCCGTCGGCATCATGGGCGGCAGCTTCGACCCCATCCACATGGGGCACCTGGTCACGGCCGAGCAGGCCCGCGCCGACCTCGGGCTCGACGAGGTCGTGTTCATTCCCTCAGGAGCGCAACCGCAGAAGTCGCACGCGACCCCGCCCGAACTGCGCTACCTGATGACAGTGCTGGCGACCGCTGCCAACCCGGCCTTCTCGGTCAGCCGGCTCGAGATCGACCGCCCGGGCCCCACCTACACCGTCGACACCCTGCGGTCGGTCCGCGAGCGCCGGCCCGACGACCGCGTGTACTTCATCACCGGTGCCGACGCGATCCTGAACATCCTCACGTGGAAGGACGCCTCTGAGTGCCTCGAACTGGCCGAGTTCGTGGCGGCCACCCGGCCCGGCTACGATCTGAGTCGGCTCGAGTCCGAGGGGCTGCGTCGCCACGTGCGGATCCTCGACGTGCCCGCACTGGCGATCTCGTCGTCCGACGTCCGGGCTCGGTTCGGCGCTGGACGGCCGGTCCGCTACCTGATCCCGCTCGAGGTCGAGCAGTTCGCTCGCAAGTACCGGCTGTACGACAGCATCCACGTTCGCGAATAGAGTGGTGGCGTCAGACAACGCAGGACATGGAGAACCGACCCTGGTCACCCTCGACGTCACCACATCGAAGTCCCTCGCCCTCGACGCAGCCAACGCGGCTGAGAACAAGAAAGCGACCAACGTTGTCATCCTCGACGTTGGCGACCTGGTCGGCATCACCGAGTTCTTCGTGCTCGTCTCGACCGGCAACCCACGCCAGCTCAACACGGTCATCGATGAGGTCGGTGCCGTGCTGAAGGCGGGTGGCCGGGCGCCGCTGCGCCGTGAGGGCACCACGCTCGACGGCTGGATGGTGCTCGACTACGGCGATGTCGTCGTGCACGTGTTCACCGAGATCCAGCGCGACTACTACGATCTCGAGCGCCTGTGGGCCGATGCGCCCCGCGTCGAGGTCGGTACCACGACCGTCTGACCGCGCGCGACGGTGGGTGCCGCG belongs to Euzebyales bacterium and includes:
- the proB gene encoding glutamate 5-kinase, producing MQRFPRPELVVVKVGSNSLRGTNGGLDGAYVVDLVAQLAKLAGTGARVVLVSSGAVAAGMGPLSMRTRPPDLPGLQAAASVGQGLLLHRYQSAFATHGMACGQVLLMAGDMVDRRRYLNARNTFERLLDLGAVPVVNENDTVATEELRVGDNDRLAALVASMLGADLLVLLSDVDGLYAEDPRRDSDAAPLDHVDDLDDVDREGIGRSGSGVGTGGMVTKLDAVRIATLGAAQVVIANARRPGVIAEVAAGAPVGTWFPARDRPERRKLWIAFATAPQGSLVIDHGAVRALVERGSSLLAVGITEVRGGFDAGSAVNVVGPDHQLVARGLVAFAADEVRGMLGRSSGELKPDRRRAVVHRDSLVLLA
- a CDS encoding PQQ-binding-like beta-propeller repeat protein; translation: MQDLATTIAGYRLHEAISRDAVSVTYRASDADREDGSDRTVALQVSAPLTDGVERRRATLFQRRATAAMDVEHPGIARVLDAGIADDRAYSVTAWQPSVTLNQLIGLRWRLTLHEVVAMLLPAAEGLDRAHAAGVVHAALGTRSIRVTTDAPTTAFVTGFGFDALLALRLGSKRDRDARPVLDDLLYVAPEQLRGGRITPATDQYALACAVYHCLSGEPPFVRETASALFGAHLFARPPLPDVLSDDDNAAARAAIATGLAKSPEERHPSCTALLRAADVTRNGGAPVATPTPIDAPNTHPPDDATTAPAPAEAASPGPARRAMPRRLPMVALVALAAIAGLVAAFALIATVRGDRTDIPAVSDAAARPDNAVQRNDRAAEGHDATVGDARPAEASVAVAWRRPMADGGVRMLDAAGDAIALVAGDTVAALDPATGDTRWRERVDGEVTDATVTDDALVYRTPAGLTARALDDGRRLWTRNDQYTPTGGLSAASSGPVYGMGPGRILPELMAMDAATGVEQWHFHGEVIPARQNAAIDADAELVTILQNRTLFGLDPESELYPSGADRMQIEDEVFRVDVARPWRDSLTLLDDGVLLARRNGTVCSLARADATRQWCRRIGGARNAHPRLLVDGDTVVVVTRATVTALDRATGGPRWSAPVTSRITAATTAGTTVVVAERGGRVRGLDVASGDERWQAEQSTTITALAPGDGAVVAGTRDGAVLRFDAVGTGP
- a CDS encoding glutamate-5-semialdehyde dehydrogenase — translated: MTDVLALCVAAQAAAPTLAGTSTSRRNAALATMADRIDGAHDTILAANAADVEAGAGSGLSAAMQDRLRLDGARLDGIAEGLRALIDAPDPLGRVVRGFTLPNGLDVRQVTVPLGVIAMVYEGRPNVTVDAAGLAVKSGNACVLRGSSSAIHSNTAFAELLRGAVVDQGLPADVVCLVTDTSRDSVKQLGRARGLVDLLIPRGGAGLIQAVVSDSQVPVIETGVGNCHVYVDRAADLDMATRIVANAKAQRPSVCNAAETLLVHRDVAAEFLPMAAEALRASGVELRGDDETRTLIDAWPASEDDWDTEFLDLTLAIAVVSDVDAAMAHIATHGTRHTEAIVTQDRTAARRFVAGVDAAAVMVNASTRFTDGGEFGFGAEIGISTQKLHARGPMGLTELVTTKYIVEGDGQVRA
- the nadD gene encoding nicotinate-nucleotide adenylyltransferase, giving the protein MDLREGSGAVGIMGGSFDPIHMGHLVTAEQARADLGLDEVVFIPSGAQPQKSHATPPELRYLMTVLATAANPAFSVSRLEIDRPGPTYTVDTLRSVRERRPDDRVYFITGADAILNILTWKDASECLELAEFVAATRPGYDLSRLESEGLRRHVRILDVPALAISSSDVRARFGAGRPVRYLIPLEVEQFARKYRLYDSIHVRE
- the rsfS gene encoding ribosome silencing factor, with amino-acid sequence MASDNAGHGEPTLVTLDVTTSKSLALDAANAAENKKATNVVILDVGDLVGITEFFVLVSTGNPRQLNTVIDEVGAVLKAGGRAPLRREGTTLDGWMVLDYGDVVVHVFTEIQRDYYDLERLWADAPRVEVGTTTV